A window of Proteus columbae contains these coding sequences:
- a CDS encoding EamA family transporter, producing MNRYTTLLLTALAPIVWGSTYIVTTEMLPANVPMTLAALRALPAGILLLIIMRQLPQGIWWLRVIILGVLNFSLFWWLLFISAYRLPGGVAATVGAVQPLIVLFLSRWLLQTRLSWLSISAALGGIFGVAILILTPNAALDPIGIIAGLGGAFSMATGTVLSRRWQPPVTPLTFTAWQLTAGGAVLLPFALLFEPTLPSLTGINLLGLAYLTLIGGALTYIFWFRGLALLGPSSVASLGFLSPLSAVILGWALLGQQLTSLQILGMIVILLSIWANQRSEKRERIKLQSLS from the coding sequence ATGAATCGATACACAACATTACTATTAACGGCATTGGCTCCCATTGTATGGGGGAGCACTTATATTGTGACAACGGAAATGTTGCCAGCTAATGTGCCCATGACATTAGCTGCATTGCGGGCATTACCAGCAGGAATTTTATTATTAATTATCATGAGACAACTGCCACAAGGTATATGGTGGCTACGTGTCATTATTTTGGGTGTTTTAAACTTCTCACTGTTCTGGTGGTTATTATTTATTTCAGCCTATCGTTTACCCGGTGGCGTTGCTGCAACAGTAGGGGCAGTGCAGCCTTTAATTGTCTTATTTTTATCTCGTTGGCTATTACAAACGCGCCTATCATGGTTATCTATTTCAGCCGCATTAGGAGGTATTTTTGGTGTAGCAATACTCATTCTGACACCAAATGCAGCACTTGATCCTATCGGAATAATTGCAGGATTAGGGGGCGCATTTTCTATGGCAACAGGTACTGTATTAAGTCGTCGTTGGCAACCGCCAGTTACACCTTTAACTTTTACAGCTTGGCAATTAACCGCAGGTGGTGCTGTATTATTACCCTTTGCCTTATTATTTGAACCCACATTACCTTCATTAACAGGTATTAACCTTTTAGGTTTGGCTTATTTAACCTTAATTGGTGGAGCATTAACCTATATTTTCTGGTTTAGAGGGCTAGCATTATTAGGCCCAAGCTCTGTGGCTTCATTAGGTTTTTTAAGTCCGCTAAGCGCGGTTATTTTAGGTTGGGCATTACTAGGACAACAATTAACGAGTTTACAAATACTGGGGATGATCGTGATATTACTCAGTATCTGGGCTAATCAACGGTCAGAAAAACGAGAAAGAATAAAACTTCAATCACTTAGTTAG
- a CDS encoding MarR family winged helix-turn-helix transcriptional regulator, translating to MDRIDKITKQWQRERPDLDISPMGLIGRLGNVTLHLSREMEKVFSQFGLNTSSFDVLATLRRAGDPYTLSPGEMLSTLMVTSGTMTNRIDQLEKAGWVIRKVNPEDGRSFLVSLTPEGLELINQVIEAHAENQKRLVSGLSQQEQQKLNQLLKVFLNSLE from the coding sequence ATGGATAGAATCGATAAAATTACTAAGCAATGGCAGCGTGAGCGCCCTGATCTTGATATTAGCCCGATGGGATTAATTGGACGATTGGGGAATGTTACTTTGCATCTTTCACGCGAAATGGAGAAAGTTTTCTCTCAATTTGGCTTAAATACATCAAGTTTTGATGTTCTTGCTACACTACGTCGTGCAGGCGATCCTTACACCCTTTCTCCAGGTGAAATGCTATCAACCCTGATGGTTACATCAGGCACGATGACAAATCGGATTGATCAATTAGAAAAAGCAGGTTGGGTTATTCGTAAAGTTAATCCAGAAGATGGTCGCAGTTTTTTAGTTTCGCTAACACCTGAAGGTCTGGAACTAATCAATCAAGTAATAGAAGCACACGCTGAGAACCAAAAACGTTTAGTCTCTGGTTTATCACAACAAGAGCAACAAAAATTAAATCAATTACTTAAAGTTTTTCTTAATTCGTTAGAATAG
- a CDS encoding TonB-dependent receptor plug domain-containing protein — protein MCIQFKSCFVLSALTLSLSQYAIADNALPKEETLVVTTTRSAASLWNSPATIQVIDKETLSQSNSSSIADQLRDIPGVEVTDNSLAGRKQIRIRGEASSRVLLLVDGQEVTYQRGGQNFGAGILIDESALERIEVVKGPYSVLYGSQAIGGVVNLITQKGGDKPFGGNVKVVYDSATMGWRESALISGTVGDFEYRLNGSYADHGDRYTPDGRLPNTHFRNNGQGAWLGYKVDKHKFGLSLDRYNLSTRSYYADEGKYQEFSVKVPKLEREKVGLFYDYDANTDYFKKLHIDAYTQRIERKFENRVGVVTPTGSPMIGNLTVKNRTQSEDTQNTYGMTMQANFTLPANNELILGAQYQQDKVKQTSAGQTSSNSTTGFPPAVNYEKQSLLHNRSKQTNISVFAQNDWKITDDWSWTMGARQYWLGSELQDGAETIHHNKTGTSYKTLAYDSVKDNAFIVSSHLRYSGFKDTELRLAFAQGYVFPTLVQQFMNTTAGGAVTYGNRDLEAEHSNNVEFGARYKGNNWYIDSAIYYSEAKDYITSIACAGERICEGNSKTGRANYFYYDNIDRAKTYGMEVMAQYQGWSITPYVSANVMRRQFIGSTLKTWDTGEPTLTSRIGAKHLLLLNNMNLMSDLYLRAATKAKDHSNPENKQHYAGWTTVNLSLSTEFGHNDQYRINFDLNNILNKHYQTAHESIPAAGINAAVGLAWAF, from the coding sequence ATGTGCATTCAATTTAAATCTTGCTTCGTGTTGTCCGCTTTAACACTCTCACTCTCTCAATATGCTATTGCTGATAATGCCTTACCTAAAGAAGAAACACTTGTTGTGACAACAACACGTAGCGCAGCTTCTTTATGGAACAGCCCTGCTACTATTCAAGTTATTGATAAAGAAACATTAAGCCAATCAAATTCATCTTCTATTGCTGACCAATTACGTGATATTCCTGGTGTTGAAGTTACGGATAATAGCCTTGCTGGTCGTAAACAGATCCGTATTCGTGGAGAAGCATCATCGCGTGTACTTTTATTGGTTGATGGACAAGAAGTGACCTATCAACGAGGTGGTCAAAACTTTGGTGCTGGTATTTTAATTGATGAATCTGCACTAGAGCGTATTGAAGTGGTTAAAGGTCCCTATTCTGTGCTTTATGGCTCACAAGCTATTGGCGGTGTGGTGAATTTAATTACTCAAAAAGGTGGCGATAAGCCTTTTGGGGGAAATGTCAAAGTCGTTTATGACTCAGCAACGATGGGATGGCGAGAGTCTGCATTAATTTCAGGTACTGTCGGTGATTTTGAATATCGCCTTAATGGAAGTTATGCCGATCATGGTGATAGATATACTCCTGATGGGCGTTTACCTAATACGCATTTTAGAAATAACGGTCAAGGTGCATGGTTAGGTTATAAAGTGGATAAACATAAGTTTGGTCTTTCGCTCGATCGTTATAATTTATCAACACGATCTTATTATGCTGATGAAGGAAAATATCAAGAGTTTAGCGTTAAAGTGCCTAAACTTGAGCGTGAAAAAGTTGGTTTATTTTATGACTATGATGCTAATACAGATTATTTCAAAAAACTTCATATTGATGCCTATACACAACGTATAGAGAGAAAATTTGAAAACCGCGTTGGTGTTGTTACCCCAACGGGTAGCCCAATGATTGGTAATTTAACCGTTAAAAACCGAACTCAGTCTGAAGACACTCAAAATACTTATGGAATGACTATGCAGGCTAATTTTACTTTACCTGCAAATAATGAGTTAATTTTAGGGGCTCAATATCAACAAGATAAAGTAAAACAAACGTCCGCAGGGCAGACTTCTTCAAATAGTACAACGGGGTTTCCACCCGCTGTTAATTATGAAAAACAATCTCTTTTGCATAACCGCAGTAAACAAACCAATATCTCTGTTTTTGCCCAAAATGATTGGAAAATAACAGATGATTGGTCATGGACTATGGGCGCCAGACAATATTGGTTGGGATCAGAATTACAAGATGGTGCTGAAACTATTCACCATAATAAAACCGGAACAAGTTATAAGACATTAGCTTATGATTCTGTGAAAGATAACGCTTTTATTGTGTCATCTCATTTGCGTTATTCTGGATTTAAAGATACAGAATTACGTCTCGCGTTTGCACAAGGTTATGTTTTCCCGACACTTGTTCAGCAATTTATGAACACAACTGCTGGCGGTGCGGTGACTTACGGTAATCGCGATCTTGAAGCTGAACATTCTAATAATGTGGAATTTGGTGCGCGTTATAAAGGGAATAATTGGTACATCGATAGCGCGATTTATTATTCTGAAGCCAAAGATTACATCACATCTATTGCTTGTGCAGGAGAACGTATTTGCGAAGGAAATAGTAAAACTGGCCGAGCAAATTATTTTTATTACGACAATATCGATCGCGCCAAAACTTATGGTATGGAAGTGATGGCTCAATACCAAGGTTGGTCAATTACTCCTTATGTTTCTGCCAATGTGATGCGTCGTCAATTTATTGGTTCAACATTGAAAACATGGGATACCGGTGAACCTACATTAACTTCTCGTATTGGTGCTAAGCATTTATTACTGCTCAATAATATGAATCTAATGTCGGACTTATATTTAAGAGCAGCAACAAAAGCGAAAGATCATAGTAACCCCGAAAATAAACAGCACTATGCAGGTTGGACGACGGTTAATCTTTCATTGAGTACGGAATTTGGTCATAACGATCAATACCGTATTAACTTCGATTTAAATAATATTTTAAATAAGCATTATCAAACGGCTCATGAATCTATTCCTGCCGCGGGAATTAATGCTGCAGTTGGTCTGGCATGGGCATTTTAA
- a CDS encoding heme/hemin ABC transporter substrate-binding protein, giving the protein MKKIVIALSLLLLPFNLMAKENKNNERWVIAGGSITELVYAIGAGNKVVGVDETTSYPEQTQALPHIGYWKQLSTEGILSLRPSTFVTWDDAEPKMVLRQLAQHNVKVISLPRTPATFELMLKNIRTLAVSLDKQTEAETLISSLQSRLATITAKNNHIKRKVKVLFFLSPGGGIPQVAGKNSVADAILALSGGDNIATHENYRIYSAEAIIAADPEVIVITTQSQQNHTGGIRASEGLASVPGVSMTQAWKNQRIIEIDQSLILGMGPRIVDAVELLHQQFYPADPVNDNK; this is encoded by the coding sequence ATGAAAAAAATAGTAATCGCACTTAGTTTGTTATTGTTGCCTTTTAACTTAATGGCAAAAGAAAACAAAAATAATGAACGTTGGGTTATTGCTGGAGGCTCTATAACGGAATTGGTTTATGCCATAGGTGCTGGCAATAAGGTTGTCGGTGTTGATGAAACAACGTCTTATCCTGAACAAACGCAAGCATTGCCTCATATCGGATATTGGAAACAGCTAAGTACAGAAGGCATTCTGTCATTACGCCCTTCTACTTTTGTGACTTGGGATGATGCTGAACCTAAAATGGTATTACGCCAACTCGCACAACATAATGTAAAGGTTATTTCTTTACCAAGAACACCCGCTACGTTTGAATTAATGCTTAAAAATATTCGTACCTTAGCGGTTTCATTAGATAAACAGACAGAAGCAGAAACTTTGATTAGTTCACTGCAATCTCGTTTAGCGACGATCACAGCTAAAAATAATCACATTAAGCGCAAAGTAAAAGTATTGTTCTTTCTTTCACCAGGAGGGGGAATTCCTCAAGTTGCAGGAAAAAACAGTGTTGCAGATGCCATTTTGGCATTATCAGGTGGCGATAATATCGCCACTCACGAAAATTATCGTATCTATAGCGCAGAAGCCATTATCGCGGCTGATCCAGAAGTTATCGTGATAACCACACAAAGCCAACAAAACCATACTGGCGGTATAAGAGCCTCTGAAGGATTAGCGTCCGTTCCCGGTGTCTCAATGACACAAGCATGGAAAAACCAACGCATTATTGAAATTGATCAATCCCTTATTTTGGGAATGGGACCTCGTATTGTGGATGCCGTGGAGTTATTGCATCAACAGTTTTATCCCGCTGATCCTGTTAATGATAATAAGTAG
- the hutW gene encoding heme anaerobic degradation radical SAM methyltransferase ChuW/HutW yields MKELVATHSTQFSTEIDLTPHFALEGDSPFRDRHATMPWRGSVPIAKEDQQSTWQTLLNSKTPACKRLLYIHIPFCATHCTFCGFYQNNYHEAACTRYTDALLREISAESDSLLYQSAPIHAVYFGGGTPSALSAKDLYRVITHLRQSLPLAPDCEITIEGRVLNFDDNRIDACLDAGANRFSIGIQTFNSKIRKRMARTSTGEEAAKFMKGLCLRDRAAVVCDLLFGLPGQNALNWQEDLTIAHDIGLDGVDLYALNLLPNTPLGKAVENQRVTVPTPIERRALYLQGCDFMDNVGWRQISNSHWARTTRERNLYNLLIKQGADCLAFGSGAGGSVNGYSWMIERSLDNYYQKITDNQKPLMMMSRTTDSGFRWRHELQAGIECGRVDLAKLSSQATQLSPLLNQWYQAGLVEDDFLCMKLTNEGRFWASNLLTSLQQLILQLNTPR; encoded by the coding sequence ATGAAAGAGTTAGTCGCAACACATAGCACGCAATTTTCGACTGAAATCGATCTTACTCCCCATTTTGCACTTGAAGGTGATAGCCCTTTTCGTGATAGACATGCCACAATGCCGTGGCGAGGCTCTGTACCTATTGCGAAAGAAGATCAACAATCTACATGGCAAACACTGTTAAACAGTAAAACGCCTGCGTGTAAACGTTTGTTGTATATTCATATCCCTTTTTGTGCAACGCATTGTACATTTTGTGGTTTCTATCAAAATAACTATCACGAAGCAGCCTGTACGCGTTATACCGACGCATTACTGCGTGAGATATCGGCTGAATCAGATAGCTTACTTTATCAGTCAGCACCAATTCATGCAGTTTACTTTGGTGGTGGAACCCCTTCTGCATTATCAGCAAAAGATCTCTATCGTGTGATCACACATTTACGCCAATCACTCCCTTTAGCACCAGATTGCGAAATTACGATTGAAGGTCGCGTTTTAAATTTTGATGATAATCGAATTGATGCTTGTTTAGATGCAGGTGCAAATCGCTTTTCTATTGGTATTCAAACCTTTAACAGTAAAATACGTAAACGAATGGCAAGGACATCAACCGGTGAAGAAGCCGCTAAGTTTATGAAAGGACTCTGTTTACGAGATAGAGCTGCTGTGGTGTGTGATCTGTTATTTGGATTACCGGGACAAAATGCGCTGAATTGGCAAGAGGATCTGACTATTGCCCATGATATTGGCTTAGATGGTGTCGATTTATATGCCTTGAATTTATTGCCAAATACACCATTAGGTAAAGCTGTCGAAAATCAACGTGTGACAGTACCAACACCGATAGAAAGGAGAGCGCTTTATCTTCAAGGTTGTGATTTTATGGATAACGTGGGTTGGCGTCAGATCAGTAATAGTCATTGGGCTAGAACAACTCGTGAGCGCAATCTCTATAATTTATTAATTAAGCAAGGCGCGGATTGTCTTGCCTTTGGCTCTGGGGCTGGTGGTTCAGTTAATGGTTATTCTTGGATGATTGAACGCTCACTCGATAATTATTATCAAAAAATCACGGATAACCAAAAACCGTTGATGATGATGAGCCGTACAACAGACAGCGGTTTTCGTTGGCGTCATGAACTACAAGCGGGCATTGAATGTGGTCGTGTTGATTTAGCCAAATTAAGTTCGCAAGCGACTCAGCTCTCCCCTTTATTAAATCAATGGTATCAAGCAGGTCTTGTTGAAGATGATTTTCTTTGCATGAAACTGACCAATGAAGGTCGGTTTTGGGCAAGTAATTTGCTGACTTCCTTACAGCAATTAATTTTGCAGTTAAATACTCCTCGTTAA
- the hutX gene encoding heme utilization cystosolic carrier protein HutX — protein MNTELQQFLMTEPDGTLETIATQFNTTLLDVVRHLPSRSLMGGEQFDIVWDNVMKWGNVTTLVHTQDVILEFSGELPSGFHRHGYFNLRGKKGMTGHIKAENCQYIAMIERKFMGMDTASILFFNHKGVAMFKIFLGRNEHRQLLPEQLSAFRQLAQQLNKE, from the coding sequence ATGAATACAGAGTTACAACAATTTTTAATGACAGAGCCTGATGGCACATTGGAAACTATTGCGACGCAATTTAATACAACGTTATTAGACGTTGTAAGACATTTACCATCACGCTCATTAATGGGGGGGGAGCAATTCGATATAGTGTGGGATAACGTCATGAAATGGGGTAATGTCACCACGCTTGTGCATACTCAAGATGTTATTTTAGAGTTTAGCGGTGAATTACCAAGTGGTTTTCATCGTCATGGCTATTTTAACTTACGTGGTAAAAAAGGAATGACAGGTCATATTAAAGCCGAAAATTGCCAATATATTGCGATGATCGAGCGTAAATTTATGGGTATGGATACCGCCTCTATCTTATTTTTCAATCATAAAGGCGTTGCAATGTTTAAGATTTTCCTTGGTAGAAACGAACATCGTCAATTGTTACCAGAGCAATTATCAGCCTTCCGTCAATTAGCACAACAATTAAATAAGGAATAA
- a CDS encoding NAD(P)H-binding protein, which yields MKTWVIFGAGGKGVGAHIADIGVTQRRPIVALVRSEEAANRLEEKGIKTVIGDAIDAKAVEAVLTLAGKEADIISTMGGENDYLAHRTVIDTAEKMGFQRMLMVSSLGCGDSWVALSDRAKAAFGQAVREKSLAEVWLQTSRFDYAIVRPGGLLNGEETGKAQLYQYEETHGLVNRRDVARLVTQLLDADLLDDQVYAVVEPGLVPSK from the coding sequence GTGAAAACATGGGTTATTTTTGGCGCTGGCGGTAAAGGTGTTGGCGCACATATTGCAGATATTGGCGTTACACAACGACGCCCTATTGTGGCTTTAGTTCGTTCCGAAGAGGCAGCTAATCGGTTAGAAGAAAAAGGGATCAAAACAGTTATCGGCGATGCGATTGATGCTAAGGCTGTTGAAGCTGTTTTAACATTGGCAGGAAAAGAAGCAGACATCATTTCCACAATGGGCGGTGAAAATGATTATTTAGCTCATCGAACCGTAATTGATACTGCGGAGAAAATGGGTTTTCAGCGTATGTTAATGGTTTCTTCGTTAGGTTGTGGCGATAGTTGGGTCGCGTTATCTGACAGAGCAAAAGCCGCGTTTGGTCAAGCTGTGAGAGAAAAATCATTGGCTGAAGTGTGGTTGCAAACCAGTCGTTTTGATTATGCGATTGTCAGACCCGGTGGATTACTGAATGGTGAAGAAACGGGTAAGGCTCAGCTTTATCAATACGAAGAAACTCATGGTTTAGTTAATCGCCGAGATGTTGCACGCTTAGTGACTCAACTTCTAGACGCTGACCTTTTAGACGATCAAGTCTATGCCGTAGTTGAACCTGGCTTAGTGCCTTCTAAATAA
- a CDS encoding ABC-F family ATPase → MLISNNITMQFGSKPLFENISVKFGGGNRYGLIGANGSGKSTFMKILGGDLVPSSGNVFLDPNERLGKLKQDQFAYEEFTVLDTVIMGHTELWEVKQERERIYNLPEMSEEDGLRVADLEVKFGEMDGYTVESRAGELLLNVGIPLEQHNGPMSEVAPGWKLRVLLAQALFADPDILLLDEPTNNLDIDTIRWLEQTLNERNSTMIIISHDRHFLNMVCTHMADLDYGALAVHPGNYDEYMFAATQARERLLADNAKKKAQISELQSFVSRFSANASKSRQATSRAKQIEKIQLAEVKASSRQNPFIRFEQEKKLFRNALEVENISKGYDDNAPLFKNVNMMLEVGEKVAILGNNGVGKSTMIKTLVGELTPDTGRLKWSENSNIGYYAQDHATDFEVNMTVFDWMSLWMKPEDDEQSVRSVLGRLLFSQDDLKKSVQVLSGGEKGRMLFGKLMMQKPNILIMDEPTNHLDMESIESLNMALELYQGTLIFVSHDREFVSSLANRIIEITPEKVTNFQGTYDEFLAKKGVEA, encoded by the coding sequence TTGTTAATCAGCAATAATATCACTATGCAGTTTGGCTCAAAGCCTCTGTTTGAAAACATTTCTGTCAAATTCGGTGGCGGAAATCGCTATGGTTTAATCGGAGCCAACGGTAGCGGTAAATCAACCTTTATGAAAATTTTAGGTGGCGATTTAGTGCCAAGTAGCGGCAACGTATTTCTCGATCCTAATGAACGCCTTGGTAAACTAAAACAAGACCAGTTTGCTTATGAAGAGTTTACTGTGCTTGATACGGTGATTATGGGGCACACTGAACTTTGGGAAGTGAAGCAAGAGCGTGAACGCATCTATAATTTACCTGAAATGAGCGAAGAAGACGGCTTACGCGTTGCCGATCTTGAAGTGAAATTTGGTGAAATGGACGGTTATACCGTTGAATCTCGTGCTGGCGAATTATTGCTAAACGTAGGTATTCCATTAGAACAACACAATGGTCCTATGAGTGAAGTGGCTCCCGGTTGGAAATTGCGTGTGTTACTTGCACAAGCCCTGTTTGCTGATCCTGATATTTTGTTACTGGATGAACCGACGAACAACTTGGATATTGATACCATTCGTTGGCTTGAGCAAACGCTAAATGAACGTAACAGTACCATGATCATTATTTCCCATGATCGCCACTTCCTAAATATGGTCTGTACGCACATGGCAGACTTAGACTATGGTGCGCTTGCTGTTCATCCGGGTAACTATGATGAATATATGTTTGCTGCAACCCAAGCTCGTGAGCGTTTATTAGCGGATAATGCGAAGAAAAAAGCACAGATTAGTGAATTACAATCTTTCGTGAGTCGCTTTAGTGCTAATGCATCTAAATCACGTCAAGCAACCTCTCGTGCAAAACAAATTGAGAAAATTCAATTAGCAGAAGTGAAAGCGTCTAGCCGTCAAAACCCATTCATTCGTTTTGAACAAGAGAAAAAATTATTCCGTAATGCGCTTGAAGTGGAAAATATCTCTAAAGGCTATGATGATAATGCCCCGCTGTTTAAAAACGTCAATATGATGCTTGAAGTGGGCGAAAAAGTGGCCATTTTAGGTAATAACGGTGTGGGTAAATCGACAATGATCAAAACATTAGTCGGTGAATTAACACCTGATACAGGTCGTTTAAAATGGTCTGAAAACTCAAACATTGGCTATTATGCACAAGATCACGCAACTGATTTTGAAGTCAATATGACTGTGTTTGATTGGATGAGTTTATGGATGAAACCAGAAGACGATGAGCAATCTGTACGCAGCGTATTAGGTCGTTTACTGTTCTCTCAAGATGATTTGAAAAAATCAGTTCAAGTTTTATCTGGTGGTGAAAAAGGTAGAATGTTATTTGGTAAGCTGATGATGCAAAAACCAAACATTTTGATTATGGATGAACCAACCAACCACTTAGATATGGAATCTATCGAATCATTGAATATGGCATTAGAACTTTATCAAGGTACATTGATTTTCGTCTCTCATGACCGTGAATTTGTCAGTTCACTGGCAAATCGTATTATTGAAATTACACCTGAAAAAGTGACTAATTTCCAAGGAACTTATGATGAGTTCTTAGCGAAAAAAGGTGTTGAGGCTTAA